The bacterium genome includes the window GCCAAAACGCTGCCGGGAAATACCCTAGAGTCTCTTGCAGGCAAGGACGTTTTTTTTATTGCCTACGACAAGGCTGGCTCTTCCTCAGTTTCAAGTCCATGCGTGATAACCAGAATCATTGACGAAATCCCAACGCTAGTTGAGCCTGTGAATTTTCAGATTGTGGATAAAAATCCTACACTTGTGTGGAATAAAACCCTTACTTCCTTTCCTTATTCGTGCAGAGTGGAGGTGATGAGTACGCAATTGGGTGTAATATGGTCAAGGGACGGCATTTCTTCGAATGACACGACCGTTACAGTTGATGAAAACCTTGAAGCCGACGACTACTCATGGGTGGTCTGGATAGTAGATGAATACGGGAACCATTCCAGATCGATAACTGCCGGATTCAAGGTAAAATGACCCGCAAGAATCTTGAAGTCCTGAATAAGGTTACAAAGACCATAAATTCAATAATGGATTATCCTGTTCTTTTAGAAAAAGTAATGGACCTTGCGCTTGAAACCGTCAACGCCGAGCGGGGAGCGATAATCCTCGAGGACGCTAACAATCTTGAATTCGCGGTCGCTCGCGATATCTCCAAAGAGAACTTAAAAGCGCTCGCCGATCTTTCGTCCAGCGTAGTCCGGAAGGTTATAACAGAAGGTAAACCGATACTTCTGCATGATGTACAGGACGACCAGCGATTCAAGGAGGCAAAAAGCGTAGTCAAGCACGATATCAGATCGGTTTTGTGCGTTCCCTTGACGTCAAGGGGCAAACTCTCGGGCGTTATCTATGCAGACACCAGAAGCAGAAGAGGCGTTTTTACGAGCGAGGAGCTTGAGTTCCTGGCTGCATTTTCAGATCAGGCAGGTATAGCCATTGAAAATGCAAGACTCCACAGCATGTTAGCCCAGGAAAACGTGCATCTGAAACAGGAACTCATGCACGAGAATCTGTTTTCGAACATCGTAGGCAGAAGCGCCTCGATGCAACGGGTATTCGATATCCTGCGAAAAATCCTGAATTCCAACGTACCGGTGCTTATTTCAGGTGAAACTGGCACAGGAAAGGAACAGGTTGCCCGGGCGCTTCATTACAACGGCCCAAGGAAGGACGCTCGATTTGTTCCTATATACTGTGGCTCATTGCCTTTAGCTCTGTTTGAATCCGAGCTTTTCGGCTACAAAAAAGGGGCGTTTACGGGCGCAAGCCAGGATAAAAAAGGTTTCTTTGATGAGGCAAACGGAGGAACACTCTTTCTTGATGAAATCACTGATATCAGCCCGGACGTTCAGGCAAAGCTCTTGCGGGTCTTGCAGGAGCAGGAGTTCTTTCGCATAGGCGATACTTCTCCGAGAAGGGTTGATGTAAGGGTTATTTCAGCCACGAACAAGAACATCGAAACGGAGATCAAGAATAACCGTTTCCGCGAAGACTTATTTTACAGATTAAACGTAGTTCGCGTTGAACTTCCGCCTTTAAGGGAACGCAAAGGCGATATTTCACTGCTTTCAGGCCATTTCCTGACCAAGTCTGCTAAAGAGTCTGGGAAAAAAACGGAAGGGTTTACTCCCGAGGCTTTAGAACTTATGGAAAACTACTCCTGGCCCGGGAACGTCCGTGAACTGGAAAACATCGTTTCAAGAGCCGTTGCACTAGCCTCAAACCGCTTAATCACACCGGATTTGCTGGGCATTACGCAGCCGCAAAAGAAATCGCCGCCCGACCCAGGCTTTGACAAATCCTACAGAGAGGCGTTAAAGCATTTTGAGAGTGAGTATATTCTGGATGTTCTCGAGAAATGCAAAGGGAACCGGAAGCTTGCAGCCCAGAGGATGGGTATATCGCTCAGAAACCTGCAGTACAAACTCCGGGATATTCAGGATGAGGAAAAAGCTTAAGAACTACCGTATCGTTAGGGAGGTTTCGAGTTCACTGGGTACCACTGTCTATAAGGCCGTTCAGGAACCGCTCGCCAGGTACGTAAGCCTTAAGGTAATGCACGAGAAACTTGGGAAGGACGATGAGATGGTGCAGAGATTCGAGCGTGAGGCCAGGATTTGCGCGAACCTGATTCATCCAAACATCGTAAGGCTTTTCGATTACGGAAGGTGGAGGAATGAGTATTACATCGTCCAGGAGTGGATTGATGGTATGTCTTTAAGAGAACTGCTCCAACGAGGACCTATGCCTCTCAACATCGGCGTCTATCTAATAAGAGAACTTACCGCAGGACTAGCTTATGCACATTCACAAGGCATAGTTCACCGGGACATTAAACCTGCGAATATACTTATAGGCTTTGACGGTTCTGTCAAGATAGCCGATTTCGGCGTGGCACGCTCCTCTTTTCTTCCCGATCTGACTATAGATGGCACGCTTATAGGTACTCCTGCTTACAGCTCCCCCGAGCAGATAAGATGCGATAAGGTTGACGAAAAAGCGGACATATTCTCCCTTGGGGTGGTTGTTTACGAATCGCTTTCAGGCGCAAATCCTTTCGAGGCGGATAATTACTCGCAAATTGTTGAAAAAATCCTTAAGAAAAGACCTGAACCTTTATCGAAGGTAAATCCTTCAGTGCCTGCGAAGGTTTCGAAAGCGGTACAGAAGATGCTTTCAAAAACCGCTCAAAAACGTATCGGGGATCTTCACGAACTCCGGAGAATTCTCGATGGTACTAAAAGCTTCAGGAATATCGAAGCCCAACCAGAAGACATGGCTTTCTATCTTAAAGAACCTGAGGAGTCAGTTAAACCTCCTCTGATTAACAAAAGAAAAACCATGTGGCAATTTTTCGTGTATCCGGTGCTTGGAGCCTGCGTTTTTCTTCTTCTCGTTTTTTTCCTTGCAGGTCTTTTTCCAGCCAGGAAAAACACAAGAAACAATGATCGTTCGGATACTCCGTATTTGTCGGCCGATGCCGGTTCCGATGCGCAAAAGATGATACAAAAAACAACAGTCAATGATAACCGGACACTAGCGCAGTCCACGGCCGCAAGAAACTCTTA containing:
- a CDS encoding protein kinase — protein: MSIFWMFSRNAKGTGSLQPRGWVYRSETCSTNSGIFRMRKKLKNYRIVREVSSSLGTTVYKAVQEPLARYVSLKVMHEKLGKDDEMVQRFEREARICANLIHPNIVRLFDYGRWRNEYYIVQEWIDGMSLRELLQRGPMPLNIGVYLIRELTAGLAYAHSQGIVHRDIKPANILIGFDGSVKIADFGVARSSFLPDLTIDGTLIGTPAYSSPEQIRCDKVDEKADIFSLGVVVYESLSGANPFEADNYSQIVEKILKKRPEPLSKVNPSVPAKVSKAVQKMLSKTAQKRIGDLHELRRILDGTKSFRNIEAQPEDMAFYLKEPEESVKPPLINKRKTMWQFFVYPVLGACVFLLLVFFLAGLFPARKNTRNNDRSDTPYLSADAGSDAQKMIQKTTVNDNRTLAQSTAARNSYLRFQVKPWARVYVDGSYFETTPTGRLVSVVPGTHRLSFRHDSLPTYEEVVSVLPGETLAVNVNLEAELGWLYVSVRPWGEVFIDGSLQGTSPFQKPFRLSAGSHKLMVLHPSYPQYESEIHISVQDTLRINVTLQDTI